The proteins below come from a single Faecalibaculum rodentium genomic window:
- a CDS encoding HNH endonuclease signature motif containing protein → MGQRTRGARNFALRFYKSKAWKHKSKTYRQAHPLCERCLAKGLYTPAELVHHKKHITEENQYDQNILFSDENLESLCRKCHGEEHSGNEKAKFDMEGRLIL, encoded by the coding sequence ATGGGACAGAGAACAAGAGGCGCCCGGAATTTTGCCCTGAGATTCTATAAATCGAAGGCGTGGAAGCATAAGTCAAAGACTTATCGACAGGCGCATCCACTTTGCGAACGGTGCCTGGCAAAAGGTCTTTATACTCCGGCGGAACTGGTGCATCACAAGAAGCACATCACAGAAGAGAACCAGTATGACCAGAACATTTTGTTCAGCGACGAGAATCTGGAAAGTCTGTGCAGAAAATGCCACGGCGAAGAGCACAGTGGCAACGAAAAGGCGAAATTCGACATGGAAGGGAGGCTGATACTGTGA
- a CDS encoding RusA family crossover junction endodeoxyribonuclease, translated as MSDMIRIMIPGEPYRKTHQSGTHIGQGRTYKDAGLREVESRLMEALKPYAPSAPWNGPVALSVAFAYGTKSEKKSGLWKITKPDTDNLMKTLKDCMTACGFWWDDAQVVEESASKYWDVDPHISIVATKPEGNGR; from the coding sequence ATGAGTGACATGATCAGGATCATGATCCCAGGAGAGCCTTACCGGAAGACTCATCAGAGTGGTACACATATCGGCCAGGGACGGACGTACAAGGACGCAGGGCTGCGGGAAGTGGAAAGCCGACTGATGGAAGCCCTGAAGCCTTACGCACCGTCAGCGCCATGGAATGGGCCCGTGGCTCTGTCTGTGGCATTCGCCTACGGAACAAAAAGTGAGAAAAAAAGCGGTTTATGGAAGATCACAAAACCGGATACAGACAACCTGATGAAAACCTTGAAGGACTGCATGACTGCCTGCGGATTCTGGTGGGACGATGCCCAGGTCGTCGAAGAGTCCGCTAGCAAGTATTGGGATGTGGATCCGCATATCTCGATTGTCGCGACGAAACCGGAAGGAAATGGAAGATGA
- a CDS encoding AAA family ATPase: MDPFPASDGFMDWGDEITSDGVEPVQKTIRPPRPDKSRKDVFQIVDYLEAVFQPDDHINVITSSFVDEEGKRKPIGTGLMTITVEEYCDSLRKSADSQDWFEDTFGAYNHEAGVWVRVNPISGTLSEGQKGISDKNVTRFENALIECDSYTPEEQIRLIRELGLPYRALVYSGGKSVHAIVKVDGQSLTDYKEKVSWLFGYCTANGLPVDTQNKNPSRMSRLPGVDRGTQKQTLLETAKPMKFDEFRKLAQAKEDAKELEIESFADVCDNLPPLAPELIHGVLRKGHKMLISGPSKAGKSYALTSLAVAMAEGKDWMGYQVEQGKVLYINLEIDSRSFMQRIKDVYDAHGWKVEHPNNFRILNLRGKAEALDSFAPKLEARIRNRGYSLVIVDPIYKVITGDENNASDMGKFCNLFDRISLSGECAVAYCHHHSKGSQASKNAIDRASGSGVFARDPDAIIDMTRLDITDADREEIKARLAEKVYDDKLHETGQWDNLQKIHPQDLADRIAKQELIRQHFELFPDRKEEFERTLSEAQKLGDCPAYRISMTLREFASPDDTDVFFQFPKHVADPTGVLANTFLEGDNDIAAMNKKKEEKVKRRADKKREWYDQQRDEGKTVKVNDIKVKFGCARNTVKLWVERQADLVRLENGTILYLDELENQDQTAGGQPVVSED, from the coding sequence ATGGACCCGTTCCCGGCTTCTGACGGCTTCATGGACTGGGGCGACGAGATCACCAGTGATGGTGTGGAGCCTGTCCAGAAGACCATCAGACCTCCAAGACCAGACAAAAGCCGGAAAGATGTGTTCCAGATCGTAGATTATCTGGAAGCCGTATTTCAGCCAGATGATCATATCAATGTCATCACCAGCAGCTTTGTGGATGAAGAAGGTAAGCGGAAACCTATCGGCACCGGGCTGATGACCATCACAGTGGAAGAGTACTGTGACAGTCTCAGAAAGAGTGCTGACAGTCAGGATTGGTTCGAAGATACCTTCGGTGCCTACAATCACGAAGCTGGCGTTTGGGTCAGAGTAAACCCCATCTCCGGGACTCTGTCCGAAGGGCAGAAGGGTATCAGTGACAAGAACGTCACCAGGTTCGAGAACGCTCTTATCGAGTGCGACAGTTACACGCCGGAAGAACAGATCAGGCTCATCAGGGAACTGGGACTGCCTTACCGGGCGCTGGTCTACTCGGGCGGTAAAAGCGTGCACGCCATCGTCAAGGTGGACGGGCAGAGCCTGACGGACTACAAGGAGAAAGTTTCATGGCTGTTCGGTTACTGCACAGCCAACGGACTGCCTGTAGACACGCAGAACAAGAACCCCAGTCGGATGAGCCGGCTGCCCGGCGTTGACCGGGGGACTCAGAAACAGACTCTGCTGGAGACAGCAAAGCCAATGAAGTTTGACGAGTTCCGAAAGCTGGCACAGGCAAAGGAAGACGCCAAGGAGCTGGAGATAGAAAGTTTTGCGGATGTCTGCGACAACCTTCCACCACTGGCTCCGGAGCTCATCCATGGAGTGCTCAGAAAGGGGCACAAGATGCTCATTTCCGGCCCGTCCAAGGCTGGTAAAAGTTATGCGCTTACTTCTCTGGCTGTCGCCATGGCCGAAGGGAAGGACTGGATGGGGTACCAGGTGGAGCAGGGAAAGGTCCTGTACATCAACCTCGAAATCGACAGCCGCAGCTTCATGCAGCGCATCAAGGATGTGTATGACGCTCACGGCTGGAAAGTGGAGCACCCGAACAATTTCCGGATCCTGAACCTGCGTGGGAAGGCTGAGGCGCTGGACAGCTTCGCGCCCAAGCTGGAAGCAAGGATACGGAACCGGGGTTACTCTCTGGTCATCGTTGACCCGATTTACAAAGTCATCACAGGAGACGAAAACAACGCCTCTGATATGGGAAAGTTCTGCAATCTCTTCGACAGGATTTCCCTGTCCGGGGAGTGCGCCGTCGCTTATTGTCACCATCACAGCAAAGGCTCACAAGCCAGTAAAAATGCCATAGACAGGGCCAGCGGTTCCGGTGTCTTTGCTCGGGATCCGGACGCCATCATTGACATGACCAGGCTGGATATCACAGATGCAGACCGGGAAGAGATCAAAGCCAGACTGGCTGAGAAAGTCTATGACGACAAGCTGCACGAGACCGGACAATGGGACAACCTGCAGAAGATACATCCGCAGGATCTGGCAGACCGTATAGCCAAGCAGGAGCTTATCAGGCAGCATTTTGAGCTGTTCCCGGACAGGAAGGAAGAGTTTGAAAGAACGCTCTCAGAGGCCCAGAAACTGGGGGACTGCCCGGCTTATCGCATCAGTATGACGCTGCGGGAATTCGCCAGCCCCGATGACACCGATGTGTTTTTCCAGTTCCCGAAGCATGTCGCAGACCCTACGGGTGTGCTGGCAAATACTTTTCTGGAAGGAGATAACGACATCGCAGCTATGAACAAGAAGAAGGAAGAAAAAGTGAAACGTCGGGCAGATAAAAAGCGAGAGTGGTATGACCAGCAGAGGGACGAAGGAAAGACCGTCAAGGTCAACGATATCAAGGTGAAATTCGGATGTGCCCGCAATACCGTAAAGCTCTGGGTGGAGCGTCAGGCCGACCTGGTACGGCTGGAAAACGGCACGATCCTTTACCTTGATGAGCTGGAAAATCAGGACCAGACAGCTGGTGGTCAGCCGGTGGTCAGCGAAGATTGA